A DNA window from Paenibacillus andongensis contains the following coding sequences:
- a CDS encoding GNAT family N-acetyltransferase → MEIRKLDTCESPPMELLLLADPSEQIVKEYLKRGQCYIAEMNNTIIAVYVLLPTRPGTVELVNVAVNENHQGKGIGKKIVQHAIKNAKFQGYKTMEIGTGNSGIGQLALYQKCGFRIVGIDRDFFVKHYSDEIFENGIQCRDMIRLSQDL, encoded by the coding sequence ATGGAAATACGTAAGTTAGATACTTGCGAGTCGCCTCCAATGGAGCTGTTATTGTTAGCTGACCCTTCTGAACAGATTGTTAAAGAATATCTCAAACGAGGGCAATGCTACATAGCAGAGATGAATAACACGATTATAGCAGTTTATGTACTACTACCTACAAGACCTGGGACAGTTGAGTTGGTGAATGTTGCTGTCAACGAGAATCACCAAGGTAAAGGGATAGGTAAGAAAATTGTACAGCATGCAATTAAGAATGCTAAGTTTCAGGGTTATAAAACAATGGAGATTGGCACGGGGAACTCAGGAATAGGGCAACTCGCTCTATATCAAAAATGTGGTTTTAGAATTGTTGGGATCGATAGAGACTTCTTTGTAAAACATTACTCTGATGAAATTTTTGAAAACGGTATACAATGCAGAGATATGATACGTTTATCTCAAGACTTATAA
- a CDS encoding MerR family transcriptional regulator — translation MLTIKEVTELTEIAAHTLRYYEKEGLLPHVKRNENGKRLYDEEDLSWIHFVTALRATGMPIAQIQKYVYLYKEGDSTISERKLMMLNHKKEIERSIGDLYFNLDKINYKLALYDVLQSQIERTSIKI, via the coding sequence ATGCTGACTATAAAAGAAGTTACTGAACTAACGGAAATAGCCGCACACACACTTCGATATTACGAAAAAGAGGGATTGCTCCCGCATGTTAAAAGAAACGAAAATGGAAAGCGTTTATACGACGAAGAAGATTTAAGCTGGATACACTTTGTTACAGCGCTTCGGGCAACAGGAATGCCTATTGCTCAAATTCAGAAATACGTTTACTTATACAAAGAAGGGGACTCAACAATTTCAGAACGAAAATTGATGATGCTCAATCACAAAAAAGAAATAGAGAGAAGTATAGGGGATCTCTATTTTAACTTGGATAAAATAAATTATAAGCTTGCTCTATATGATGTTTTACAATCTCAGATTGAACGAACTAGTATTAAAATTTAG
- a CDS encoding SF0329 family protein: MAWSKLKQHLESFLSPALYGRVEYLSSSYCYLPDKAGLCYIAVDKKNVLNMSDTLIKWYQTELEIKNDSDIQIPINNEDIEAVRKDTKGSVPEDRLEVIARSRKISEYAKELLSAQSSLSKSNFIVIANKFLSISIEESIESNDILLNILALVDRRVGKKRILNMTEKIKLKHPIVQYFFELRLSTL; this comes from the coding sequence ATGGCCTGGAGCAAATTGAAACAACATCTGGAGAGTTTTCTCAGTCCTGCGTTATATGGAAGGGTCGAATACCTTTCAAGCAGCTACTGTTATTTACCAGATAAAGCAGGACTTTGTTATATTGCGGTAGATAAAAAGAACGTGCTCAATATGAGTGATACCTTAATCAAATGGTATCAGACGGAGTTGGAAATTAAGAATGATTCAGATATCCAGATTCCTATCAACAATGAAGATATCGAAGCGGTCAGAAAAGATACCAAAGGGAGTGTTCCGGAGGATCGTTTAGAAGTAATAGCAAGAAGTAGAAAAATATCGGAATATGCAAAGGAGCTTTTGTCAGCACAGTCATCATTAAGTAAATCAAATTTTATCGTTATAGCTAACAAGTTTTTATCCATTTCTATCGAGGAAAGCATAGAGAGCAATGATATCTTATTGAATATTCTAGCTTTGGTTGACAGACGGGTTGGAAAAAAGCGAATTTTAAACATGACCGAGAAGATAAAGTTAAAGCATCCAATTGTACAGTATTTTTTTGAGCTACGACTTAGTACATTATAA
- a CDS encoding SDR family NAD(P)-dependent oxidoreductase encodes MKGKILVQETTQTTISIVTGGSRGLGRNTAISIARHGGDVILTYRSRAEEAKSVVAEIEALGRKAVALQLDIENTSSFSDFAETVGSILQSNWGNTTFNHLVNNAGHGEMVSFTETTEAQFDGLFNVHVKGVFFLTQALLPLLADGGRIVNFSSGLTRVSYPGFSAYSAAKGAVEILTIYMAKELGHRGITVNTIAPGAIETDFLGGAVRDTPAYNNAFASMVTLGRVGVPDDIGPAVASLLDPDNRWVNAQRIEISGGQNI; translated from the coding sequence TTGAAAGGGAAAATTTTAGTACAAGAAACTACACAGACCACTATTTCAATCGTCACTGGCGGCAGCCGTGGGCTTGGTCGTAATACTGCCATTAGTATTGCACGTCATGGTGGTGATGTCATTTTGACCTATCGTAGCCGAGCAGAAGAAGCAAAATCAGTCGTTGCTGAGATCGAGGCTCTGGGGCGTAAAGCGGTCGCTCTACAACTCGATATTGAAAACACATCCAGCTTCTCTGACTTTGCTGAGACGGTTGGTTCTATTTTGCAATCTAATTGGGGTAACACCACTTTCAATCATCTGGTGAATAATGCCGGTCATGGAGAAATGGTAAGCTTTACCGAAACAACAGAGGCTCAATTCGACGGCCTGTTTAATGTGCATGTCAAGGGCGTGTTTTTCTTGACTCAAGCCCTACTGCCGCTTCTTGCAGATGGTGGTCGTATTGTTAACTTCTCATCAGGTCTTACTCGTGTCTCTTATCCCGGCTTCTCGGCTTACTCTGCAGCTAAGGGTGCAGTAGAAATTCTAACCATTTATATGGCAAAAGAGCTGGGCCACCGCGGTATCACCGTTAATACTATTGCACCTGGTGCAATTGAAACCGATTTTTTAGGCGGCGCTGTGCGTGACACGCCTGCTTACAATAATGCGTTTGCTTCGATGGTTACCCTTGGTCGTGTCGGCGTGCCTGACGACATTGGTCCCGCAGTCGCCAGTCTACTCGATCCCGACAATCGCTGGGTTAATGCACAGAGAATCGAAATCTCGGGTGGTCAGAACATTTGA
- a CDS encoding fructose-1,6-bisphosphatase, protein MDAQFLDLLAQKYDTEEKVVTEIINLEAISNLPKGTEHFVSDLHGEFQAFQHVLRNGSGTVKEKIKALFHEVWTDHEINDFTVLVYYPEEKIQLVKGDLCNKQALNQWYRQTIEQMLKLISYASSKYTRSKLRKALPEQFVYIVEELLYKTDSTNNKDPYYEEIYRQIISLGQADKLIIGLAYTTQRLVVDHLHVVGDIYDRGPDPDKIMDTLINYHSVDIQWGNHDVLWIGAYAGSLVCLANIIRICARYDNLDIIEDVYGINLRPLLNLAEKYYDDNPAFRPKLQTDHNGSEQEILQITKIHQAIAMIQFKLEIPIIKRRPFFNMSERLLLEQIDYDKTEIKIGGKTYPLENTCFSTVNPQQPEQLLEEEQQVMEKLLFSVQHSEKLARHMNFFMKKGSLYLKYNGNLLFHGCIPLDEEGNMEEMQIEDKTYSGRKLLDVFEYYLRYAFAHPEETEDLATDMVWYIWTGECSSLFGKREMTTFERYFIQDKETYKERKNPYYHLRENEEICRKILMEFDMNPDHGHIINGHTPVKEIRGENPVKANGKMVVIDGGFSKAYQSTTGIAGYTLLYNSFGMQLVAHQKFNSKEDVLCNGTDVLSVKRLVDKELERKLVRETNVGEKLLENISNLKNLLESRYMK, encoded by the coding sequence TTGGATGCGCAGTTTCTAGATTTATTGGCCCAGAAATATGATACGGAAGAAAAAGTTGTAACAGAAATCATCAACCTTGAAGCGATCTCCAATCTTCCCAAGGGAACTGAGCATTTTGTCAGTGATTTGCATGGGGAGTTCCAAGCTTTTCAGCATGTACTAAGAAACGGTTCGGGTACCGTAAAAGAGAAAATCAAAGCCTTGTTCCATGAGGTTTGGACGGACCATGAAATCAATGATTTTACGGTGTTAGTTTATTATCCGGAAGAAAAGATACAGCTGGTTAAAGGAGACCTGTGCAATAAACAAGCCTTGAACCAATGGTACAGACAAACGATTGAACAAATGCTTAAGCTCATTTCTTATGCCTCTTCCAAATATACGCGCTCGAAATTGCGTAAAGCTCTGCCGGAGCAGTTTGTATATATTGTAGAAGAGCTTCTATACAAGACGGATTCGACCAACAATAAGGACCCTTATTATGAGGAAATATACCGGCAAATTATTTCCTTGGGCCAGGCGGACAAGCTCATTATCGGCCTTGCTTATACGACCCAGCGCCTGGTGGTTGACCATCTTCATGTGGTCGGAGATATCTATGACCGCGGGCCGGACCCCGATAAAATTATGGACACGCTGATCAACTACCATTCTGTAGATATTCAGTGGGGGAACCATGATGTCCTGTGGATAGGCGCCTATGCGGGTTCCCTGGTCTGCCTTGCGAATATTATCCGGATCTGCGCCAGATATGACAATCTGGACATCATCGAAGACGTATATGGAATCAATCTTCGCCCACTGCTGAACTTGGCGGAGAAATACTATGATGACAATCCGGCCTTCAGACCGAAGTTGCAGACCGACCATAACGGTTCGGAGCAGGAAATCCTGCAGATTACCAAAATTCATCAAGCCATTGCCATGATCCAGTTTAAGCTTGAAATCCCTATTATCAAGAGACGCCCATTCTTTAATATGTCTGAAAGGCTTTTGCTTGAGCAAATCGATTATGACAAAACTGAAATCAAGATCGGCGGAAAAACGTACCCGCTGGAAAACACCTGTTTCTCAACCGTAAATCCGCAGCAGCCTGAACAATTGCTGGAGGAAGAACAGCAGGTGATGGAAAAGCTGCTGTTCTCCGTTCAGCATTCCGAAAAACTGGCCAGACATATGAATTTTTTTATGAAAAAGGGGAGCCTTTATTTAAAATACAACGGGAATTTGTTATTTCATGGCTGTATTCCTTTGGATGAAGAAGGAAACATGGAAGAAATGCAGATTGAAGACAAGACGTATTCGGGCCGTAAGCTGCTCGATGTTTTTGAATATTATTTACGTTACGCCTTTGCGCATCCGGAAGAGACGGAAGATCTGGCTACGGACATGGTATGGTACATCTGGACAGGGGAATGTTCCTCGCTCTTTGGAAAGAGAGAAATGACCACCTTTGAACGGTACTTTATTCAAGATAAAGAAACCTATAAGGAGAGAAAAAACCCTTATTACCATTTGCGTGAAAATGAGGAGATCTGCCGGAAAATTCTGATGGAGTTTGATATGAATCCGGATCATGGACATATCATTAACGGCCATACGCCAGTAAAAGAAATTCGTGGAGAGAACCCCGTTAAAGCAAACGGGAAAATGGTTGTCATTGACGGCGGTTTTTCCAAAGCCTATCAATCCACAACGGGCATCGCCGGATATACCTTGTTGTATAATTCCTTTGGTATGCAGCTCGTTGCCCATCAGAAATTTAATTCAAAAGAAGATGTGTTATGTAACGGAACAGACGTATTGTCTGTAAAAAGGCTGGTGGACAAAGAACTGGAGCGGAAGCTGGTGAGGGAAACCAATGTCGGGGAGAAGCTGCTGGAGAATATCTCGAATTTGAAGAATCTCCTGGAATCTCGCTACATGAAATGA